The Hahella sp. HNIBRBA332 genome window below encodes:
- a CDS encoding amino acid adenylation domain-containing protein, translating to MTEASTAVQIYQFPLSFAQERLWFLHQFEGDNVAYNISAALQLEGPLDPAALQRALDTLVARHEILRTLFVSDGGLPTQRVTPSLHIAIERVWFADSDLEARKARAQAYFVERNRRPFDLSQGPLLRVTLVELDHSRSHALSWLNLCIHHIIADAWSVGVIVRELAALYRAALRHRPCELPPPALQYADFAVWQRERLQGETLRQELDFWRSQLQGAPALVNLPLDYPRTQQPSPDADCVRIDLPARLAHQARHFAGASGASLYMVLLAAFNVLIGRLSGQQDVVVGSLIANRNQADVEALVGFFVNTLPLRCDLSDDPNFRELVRRVKHTALNAYNHQDLPFERMVEALQPERDLSFPPLIQLLFVLQNAPMDAFELEGVQVTPLRLPQPGQIRFDLEVYGEEDADGFHLDFWFRSQLLHKDSVQRMARQYLTLLEAALNQPQRPVMGLPMLDRDQYGELSRGLFLEAQPYPDTLCIHQLFERRAERHPELTAVMRDGRSLSYGELNRRANRLAHLLIGRGIKLEDRIGICLDRSLDMVVALLAVFKAGASYAPLDPAYPTERIAYMLEDSGARLTLTQQTASGRLPENVATLMLDDLETLTSACEDSNPQHPVAADNLAYVIYTSGSTGLPKGVAIEHRSVGALIHWAQTQYHLEELEEVLATTSICFDLSVFEIFVTLCSGGRVHLADNMTALAERAGDLDAYSKVSLINTVPSAIQALLRANAVPPQVRTVNLAGEPLKQELVEQLYALPHIRRVYDLYGPSEDTTYSTCALRRPGGKANIGRPISNTLIHIIDENLQLVPRGVAGELLIGGRGLARGYLGKPELTAQRFIANPFSGDLSERLYRTGDLVRVNSDDQLEYLGRIDQQVKVRGFRIELGEIESCINNLRDNSEKIVKDGVVSVIKDDNLGPYLAAYVVGAPGRSIDADDLKRRLARRLPGYMVPEAIITLDAIPLTANGKTDRKALPIPQRSARETEYVAPGNGFEQAVADVWGEVLQQEVIGVRDNFFQLGGHSLLATQIIARLNQRFGASLTVRNLFECPNVAELAALVRERSIAAMETSAEKAIRRTPTGGARRASLAPAQMRLWFLSKIDGGSSAYNLHMTVRINGELHADRLQEAFACASARHEILRTTFHEDDALGADGAPYQRIHPELPCEFLQASVESHPSERREAEAERLAVEAAQTPFDLSRGPLVRVLLVRLAPRRHVMLLAMHHIISDGWSIGVLFNEVKAFYQAINPETFALDAAATLNLPPLSLQYADYAAEQILRLERPEAQRQLEYWRTQLADAPPLLELPHDRPRPAQADFAGDTLPFHIDSGLTAALRRFADAAGASLFMVSCAAFAALMKVYSRQRDIVIGAPVANRTRPELEPLIGFFVNTLALRIRSKEDFSFNELLKEVKTVSLDAYEHQDPPFNKVVESLELDRALNHNPLFQVMFVLQNAPTVTRETPDLEITPFPIRQQRAAFDLLFSLTESQGRMHGEAVYNRTLFDRASIERMLEVYLSLLELCVNRPDEPVLSLPLAAPAEIPAQPAQTPVPLPALIQDQCERTPDLEALSWTPQATALTEWSRLNSHVSYGEFARLANQAADWLREQGVASGDVMALWLPRSPELFVLKYAALKMGVAYAPIDPELPLPRVRQMVESAAPRLLVAVNAQHGWEDAPCAIAPLPQLWAQLSRRRAEPPPLPDPNCIAYILYTSGSTGAPKGVAMPQRALSNLVVWHRQHPRLSAPSRTLQFAAIGFDVCFQEFAATLACGGSLVLCPPRLRQDPRALMTFIREQGVERLFLPFVALQQLAETLTGNESGQNPVASDSLRDVVTAGEQLQITAPVRRFFRERPHCRLHNHYGPTEAHVVSALQLDDQPERWPVLPGIGAPLCGVQLHIFNQLGQPAPAGAPGELYIGGVCLAQGYVGRDDLTAERFITTTLMSSHGEISQRLYRTGDLARRTAQGEFLYLGRIDEQVKIRGFRVEPGEVEAVLNSHDDIKAAAVIARDDGAGMRLLAYVEPRQTAGFDIADLRAWLRKRLPDYMAPARILTLEKMPVTVSGKINRRALPAPDALREAPELLAEPRSALERSLHDMWSELLGLPHIDILANFFELGGHSLLVTRLLNRIRARLSVDATVRDVFENPSIAELAERLAALAPAASDDDERLCAQTRPAAPPLSFAQERLWFLHQLEGAAAGYNMPIAMELKGPLDDQALHDSFRDIIARHEVLRTRFHMAGDAPVQEIHSDTAPDWRFFDLSALPEPERVEQVRELARLEANYAFDLESDRLLRIRLVQLEEQRHVLLATMHHIIFDGWSNSVFVRELQAFYHSRRTGSAAGLPPMQLQYADFACWQRRLLTPQRVQQHLDYWRQELQDAPEAIRLPRRPHSEAAGLCALAVQDLPAPTVTALQEFNRQQGSSLYMTMLAAFAALLQRLSGQSDIVVGTTVANRNRQELESLIGFFVNSLPIRLRLDASASFLELLTQARDKTLQAQAHQELPFDLLVRSLQTPRVAGRQPIFQVVFDFQNGDAPASAAPPKAVFLDDLEVSYLPGQRGSAKYDLVLSVSAQPEQVRIVFEYDRERFTAEEIAALQEHYLHLLDAAAQRPGDSLLSLAGADGKPATGEADAAEEFDF from the coding sequence ATGACCGAAGCTTCCACCGCCGTACAGATTTATCAATTCCCCCTGTCCTTCGCCCAGGAACGTCTGTGGTTCCTGCACCAATTCGAGGGGGACAACGTCGCCTACAACATCAGCGCCGCCCTGCAACTGGAGGGCCCCCTGGACCCCGCCGCGCTGCAGCGGGCGCTGGATACGCTGGTCGCCCGCCACGAGATTCTGCGCACGCTGTTCGTCAGCGACGGCGGCCTGCCGACGCAGCGGGTGACGCCATCCCTGCACATCGCCATAGAGCGGGTGTGGTTCGCCGACAGCGACCTGGAAGCCCGAAAAGCCCGCGCTCAGGCGTACTTCGTGGAAAGAAACCGCCGCCCTTTCGACCTCAGCCAGGGGCCGCTGCTGCGCGTCACCCTGGTGGAGCTGGACCACAGCCGCTCTCACGCCCTGAGCTGGCTGAACCTGTGCATTCATCACATCATCGCCGACGCCTGGTCCGTGGGCGTCATCGTACGCGAGCTGGCGGCATTGTACCGCGCCGCCCTGCGCCATCGTCCCTGCGAACTGCCGCCGCCGGCGCTGCAGTATGCGGATTTCGCCGTGTGGCAGCGGGAGCGTCTGCAAGGCGAGACGCTGCGGCAGGAGCTGGATTTCTGGCGGAGCCAGCTACAGGGCGCGCCAGCGCTGGTGAATCTGCCTCTGGACTATCCGCGCACCCAACAGCCCTCGCCGGATGCGGACTGCGTGCGCATAGACCTGCCCGCGCGTCTGGCGCATCAGGCCCGGCATTTCGCCGGCGCGTCAGGCGCCAGCCTGTATATGGTGCTGCTGGCGGCTTTCAACGTGTTGATCGGTCGTCTCAGCGGACAGCAGGATGTAGTGGTGGGCAGTCTGATCGCCAACCGCAATCAGGCGGATGTGGAAGCCCTGGTGGGCTTCTTCGTCAACACCCTGCCGCTGCGTTGCGATCTATCCGACGATCCCAACTTCCGCGAACTGGTGCGCCGGGTCAAACACACCGCCCTCAACGCCTACAATCACCAGGATCTGCCCTTCGAGCGCATGGTGGAAGCGTTGCAGCCGGAGCGCGATCTCAGCTTCCCGCCGTTGATCCAGCTGCTGTTCGTGCTGCAAAACGCGCCCATGGACGCGTTCGAACTGGAAGGGGTGCAGGTGACGCCGTTGCGCCTGCCGCAGCCCGGCCAGATCCGCTTTGACCTGGAGGTATACGGCGAAGAAGACGCTGACGGCTTCCATCTGGATTTCTGGTTCCGCTCCCAGTTGCTGCACAAGGACTCCGTGCAACGGATGGCGCGCCAGTATCTGACGCTGCTGGAGGCGGCGCTGAACCAGCCGCAGCGCCCCGTGATGGGACTGCCCATGCTGGACCGCGACCAGTACGGCGAACTCAGCCGCGGCTTGTTTCTGGAGGCGCAGCCCTATCCCGACACCCTGTGCATTCACCAGTTGTTCGAGCGCCGCGCCGAACGGCATCCCGAACTGACGGCGGTCATGCGGGACGGTCGCTCCCTCAGCTATGGCGAGCTGAACCGCCGCGCCAACCGCCTTGCCCATCTGCTGATCGGGCGCGGGATTAAGCTGGAGGACCGCATCGGCATCTGCCTGGACCGCTCGCTGGACATGGTGGTCGCCCTGCTCGCCGTCTTCAAAGCCGGGGCCAGCTACGCCCCTCTCGACCCGGCGTATCCCACGGAACGCATCGCCTACATGCTGGAGGACAGCGGCGCGCGCCTGACTCTGACGCAGCAGACCGCCAGCGGGCGTCTGCCGGAGAACGTCGCCACGCTGATGCTGGACGACCTGGAAACCCTGACCTCCGCCTGCGAGGACAGCAATCCGCAGCATCCTGTGGCCGCGGACAATCTGGCCTATGTGATCTACACCTCCGGCTCCACCGGTCTGCCTAAAGGCGTGGCGATTGAGCATCGCTCCGTCGGCGCGCTGATTCACTGGGCGCAGACCCAATATCATCTGGAAGAGCTGGAGGAGGTGCTGGCCACCACGTCCATTTGCTTCGACCTCTCGGTATTCGAGATTTTCGTTACCCTGTGCAGCGGCGGCCGCGTCCATTTGGCGGACAATATGACCGCGCTGGCGGAGCGCGCTGGCGATCTGGATGCCTATTCCAAAGTCAGTCTGATCAATACCGTGCCATCCGCCATTCAGGCGTTGTTGCGCGCTAACGCCGTGCCGCCCCAGGTGCGCACGGTGAATCTGGCGGGCGAGCCCCTGAAGCAGGAACTGGTGGAGCAGCTCTACGCATTGCCGCATATCCGTCGCGTTTATGATCTCTACGGTCCCTCCGAGGACACCACCTACTCCACCTGCGCCCTGCGTCGCCCCGGCGGCAAGGCCAACATTGGGCGTCCCATCAGCAATACCCTGATTCATATTATCGACGAAAACCTGCAACTGGTTCCCCGCGGCGTGGCGGGTGAATTATTGATCGGCGGCCGCGGTCTGGCGCGGGGCTACCTGGGCAAGCCGGAGCTGACCGCCCAGCGCTTCATCGCCAATCCGTTTTCCGGCGATCTCAGCGAGCGTCTGTACCGCACCGGAGATCTGGTGCGGGTGAACAGCGACGACCAACTGGAATATCTGGGGCGTATCGACCAGCAGGTGAAAGTGCGGGGATTTCGCATCGAGCTGGGCGAAATTGAATCCTGTATCAATAACTTACGAGATAATAGTGAGAAAATAGTTAAAGACGGCGTGGTCTCCGTCATCAAGGACGACAACCTTGGCCCCTACCTGGCCGCCTATGTGGTCGGCGCCCCCGGGCGCAGCATCGACGCCGATGACCTGAAACGACGGCTGGCGCGCCGCCTGCCCGGCTACATGGTTCCTGAGGCGATCATTACGCTGGACGCCATCCCCTTGACCGCCAATGGCAAGACCGACCGCAAGGCGCTGCCCATTCCCCAGCGCAGCGCCCGCGAAACCGAGTATGTAGCGCCCGGCAATGGGTTTGAGCAGGCGGTGGCGGACGTATGGGGAGAAGTGCTGCAGCAGGAGGTCATCGGCGTACGTGACAACTTCTTCCAACTGGGCGGTCACTCCCTGCTGGCGACCCAGATTATCGCCCGCCTCAACCAGCGCTTCGGCGCTAGCCTCACCGTGCGCAATCTGTTCGAATGTCCCAATGTAGCGGAACTCGCCGCCCTGGTGCGCGAACGCAGCATCGCCGCCATGGAGACCTCTGCGGAGAAAGCCATCCGTCGCACGCCCACCGGCGGCGCCCGGCGCGCCTCCCTGGCGCCGGCGCAGATGCGTCTATGGTTCCTCAGCAAGATCGACGGAGGCAGCAGCGCCTACAACCTGCACATGACTGTGCGCATCAATGGCGAGCTGCACGCGGACCGCCTGCAGGAGGCGTTCGCCTGCGCCTCAGCGCGGCATGAGATTCTGCGCACCACCTTCCATGAAGACGACGCCCTGGGGGCGGATGGCGCGCCCTATCAACGCATTCACCCAGAACTTCCCTGCGAGTTTCTCCAGGCCAGCGTGGAATCCCACCCGTCTGAGCGGCGCGAGGCGGAGGCGGAACGGCTGGCCGTGGAAGCAGCGCAGACGCCTTTCGACCTGAGCCGCGGGCCTTTAGTGCGGGTGCTGCTGGTGCGACTGGCGCCGCGTCGCCATGTCATGTTGCTGGCGATGCACCACATCATTTCCGACGGCTGGTCCATTGGCGTCCTGTTTAACGAAGTGAAGGCGTTCTATCAGGCCATCAACCCGGAAACCTTCGCCCTGGACGCCGCCGCGACGCTCAATCTGCCGCCTCTGTCCCTGCAATACGCCGACTACGCCGCCGAGCAGATTTTGCGCCTGGAGCGGCCGGAAGCGCAGCGGCAGCTGGAATACTGGCGCACGCAACTGGCGGACGCGCCGCCTCTGCTGGAACTGCCCCATGACCGTCCACGCCCGGCGCAGGCGGATTTCGCCGGCGACACCTTGCCCTTTCATATCGACAGCGGCCTCACCGCAGCGTTGCGCCGCTTCGCCGACGCCGCCGGAGCCAGCCTGTTCATGGTGAGTTGCGCCGCCTTCGCCGCCTTGATGAAGGTGTACAGCCGTCAACGGGACATTGTCATCGGCGCGCCGGTAGCGAACCGCACCCGCCCCGAGCTGGAGCCGCTGATCGGCTTCTTCGTGAACACGCTGGCGCTACGCATTCGCAGCAAAGAAGATTTTAGTTTCAATGAGTTACTGAAAGAAGTTAAAACCGTTTCTCTTGACGCTTATGAACATCAGGACCCGCCTTTCAACAAAGTGGTGGAGTCGCTGGAGCTGGATCGCGCCCTTAACCACAACCCGTTGTTCCAGGTGATGTTCGTGTTGCAGAACGCGCCCACCGTGACGCGGGAAACACCGGACCTGGAGATCACGCCATTCCCAATCCGTCAGCAGCGCGCCGCGTTTGACCTGCTGTTCTCCCTGACCGAATCTCAGGGGCGGATGCACGGCGAGGCGGTCTATAACCGCACTTTGTTCGATCGCGCCAGCATCGAACGCATGCTGGAGGTGTATCTGAGCCTGCTGGAGCTGTGCGTCAACCGTCCGGATGAACCGGTGCTGAGCCTGCCTCTGGCGGCGCCGGCGGAAATTCCCGCCCAACCTGCCCAGACGCCTGTCCCTTTGCCCGCCCTGATTCAGGATCAATGCGAGCGCACTCCGGATCTGGAGGCCCTGAGCTGGACTCCTCAAGCCACGGCGCTGACGGAATGGTCACGGCTCAACTCCCACGTCAGCTACGGGGAATTCGCCCGCCTCGCCAATCAGGCGGCGGACTGGCTGCGGGAGCAAGGCGTGGCGAGCGGCGATGTGATGGCGCTCTGGTTGCCCCGCAGCCCGGAGCTGTTCGTACTCAAGTATGCGGCGCTGAAAATGGGCGTCGCCTATGCGCCGATCGATCCGGAACTCCCTCTGCCCCGGGTGCGGCAAATGGTGGAAAGCGCCGCGCCGCGCCTGCTGGTGGCGGTGAATGCGCAGCATGGTTGGGAAGACGCGCCCTGCGCCATCGCGCCGCTGCCGCAACTGTGGGCGCAACTGTCCCGTCGCCGCGCGGAACCACCGCCGCTGCCGGACCCGAACTGCATCGCCTATATTTTGTACACCTCCGGCAGCACCGGCGCGCCCAAAGGCGTCGCCATGCCCCAGCGCGCGCTGAGCAATCTGGTGGTATGGCATCGTCAACATCCCCGCCTGAGCGCGCCGTCGCGCACCCTGCAGTTCGCCGCCATCGGCTTCGACGTCTGCTTTCAGGAATTCGCCGCCACGCTGGCCTGCGGCGGCTCTCTGGTGCTGTGTCCGCCGCGCTTGCGGCAGGACCCGCGCGCCTTGATGACGTTTATCCGGGAGCAAGGGGTGGAACGCTTGTTCTTGCCTTTCGTCGCCTTGCAGCAACTGGCGGAGACCCTGACTGGGAACGAGTCGGGCCAGAACCCCGTCGCCAGCGACAGCCTGCGCGATGTGGTCACCGCCGGCGAGCAGTTGCAGATCACCGCGCCGGTGCGCCGCTTCTTCCGGGAACGCCCGCACTGCCGTCTGCATAATCATTACGGCCCCACGGAAGCCCATGTGGTGAGCGCTCTGCAACTGGATGATCAGCCTGAACGCTGGCCCGTCCTGCCCGGCATCGGCGCGCCCCTGTGCGGCGTGCAACTGCATATCTTCAACCAGTTGGGACAGCCTGCGCCCGCCGGCGCCCCCGGCGAGCTGTATATCGGCGGCGTGTGTCTCGCCCAGGGCTATGTCGGTCGCGACGACCTCACCGCCGAACGTTTTATCACCACCACCCTCATGAGCTCCCACGGCGAGATCAGTCAGCGCCTGTATCGCACCGGCGATCTGGCGCGCCGCACCGCCCAGGGGGAGTTCCTGTATCTGGGGCGCATTGATGAACAGGTGAAAATCCGCGGCTTCCGGGTGGAGCCCGGCGAAGTGGAGGCAGTGCTGAACAGCCATGACGACATCAAGGCGGCCGCAGTGATCGCCCGGGACGACGGCGCCGGCATGCGCTTGCTGGCCTATGTGGAGCCCCGCCAGACCGCCGGATTCGACATCGCCGATCTGCGCGCCTGGTTGCGCAAGCGTCTGCCCGACTACATGGCGCCGGCCCGCATCCTGACTCTGGAAAAAATGCCGGTCACCGTAAGCGGCAAGATCAACCGCCGCGCCCTGCCCGCGCCGGACGCGCTGCGCGAGGCGCCGGAACTGCTGGCGGAGCCGCGTAGCGCTCTGGAGCGCAGTCTGCATGACATGTGGAGCGAACTGCTGGGGCTGCCGCATATCGATATTCTCGCCAACTTCTTTGAACTGGGCGGCCACAGCCTGCTGGTCACCCGTCTGCTCAACCGCATCCGCGCGCGCCTGAGCGTGGACGCCACGGTCAGAGACGTCTTCGAAAACCCCAGCATCGCCGAGCTGGCGGAGAGACTGGCGGCGCTCGCTCCCGCCGCATCGGACGACGACGAGCGGCTATGCGCGCAGACCCGGCCCGCCGCGCCGCCGCTGTCCTTCGCCCAGGAGCGGTTGTGGTTTCTGCATCAACTGGAAGGCGCCGCGGCGGGGTACAACATGCCCATCGCCATGGAGCTGAAAGGCCCCCTGGACGACCAGGCGCTGCACGACAGTTTCCGCGACATCATCGCCCGCCATGAAGTGCTGCGCACCCGTTTTCATATGGCGGGGGACGCGCCGGTGCAGGAGATCCACAGCGACACGGCGCCGGACTGGCGCTTCTTTGATCTGTCCGCCCTGCCGGAGCCGGAGCGCGTCGAGCAAGTCCGGGAACTGGCGCGCCTGGAGGCCAACTACGCGTTCGACCTGGAGAGCGACCGCCTGTTGCGCATTCGTCTGGTGCAATTGGAAGAACAGCGTCATGTGCTGCTGGCGACCATGCATCACATCATCTTCGACGGCTGGTCCAATAGCGTGTTCGTGCGGGAATTGCAGGCTTTCTATCACAGCCGGCGCACCGGCTCCGCCGCCGGACTGCCGCCCATGCAGCTGCAATATGCGGACTTCGCCTGCTGGCAGCGCCGTCTGCTCACGCCGCAACGGGTGCAGCAGCATCTGGACTACTGGCGCCAGGAACTGCAGGACGCCCCGGAGGCCATCCGTCTGCCCCGTCGCCCCCACAGTGAGGCCGCAGGTTTGTGCGCCCTGGCGGTGCAGGATCTGCCGGCGCCGACAGTGACGGCGTTGCAGGAATTCAATCGCCAGCAGGGCAGCTCCCTCTACATGACCATGCTCGCCGCCTTCGCCGCCCTGTTGCAGCGACTCAGCGGGCAATCGGACA